The following are from one region of the Etheostoma spectabile isolate EspeVRDwgs_2016 chromosome 15, UIUC_Espe_1.0, whole genome shotgun sequence genome:
- the aspdh gene encoding aspartate dehydrogenase domain-containing protein, which translates to MATSSSFQRIGVVGYGHLGQFLVERILKDGAALGLTLAFVWNRNVDKLKGLVPDELILGDLASFAERRCDVIVEVCHPKIVKEFGLDFLSTSHFMVGSPSALSDPALNQKLRQVAQQYGRTLYIPSGALWGGQDIQKLNDSGALKALFIRMSKHPSCFRLTGDVLSDWTEEEGRRVLFRGSVADLCPLAPNNVNTMAAAAVAAGTLGFTGVQGEIVSDTALSEYHVVEVEVTGPGGFSVHTVRRNPAKLGAVTGSATYNSFWNSLLVCKGHGGRVYLC; encoded by the exons ATGGCAACCAGCTCTTCATTCCAAAGGATTGGTGTTGTAGGTTATGGACATCTAG GGCAGTTCCTGGTGGAGAGGATCCTTAAAGATGGAGCTGCTCTCGGTCTAACACTGGCTTTTGTTTGGAACAGAAATGTTGACAAGCTCAAAGGTTTGGTTCCTGATGAACTCATACTTGGTGACCTAGCCTCCTTTGCAGAAAG GCGATGTGACGTGATTGTAGAAGTGTGCCATCCCAAGATAGTCAAAGAATTTGGGCTTGACTTCTTGTCTACGTCTCACTTCATG GTGGGTTCTCCCTCTGCCCTCTCTGACCCTGCTCTGAATCAGAAGCTGCGTCAGGTGGCTCAGCAGTATGGTAGGACACTCTACATCCCCAGTGGTGCATTGTGGGGAGGCCAGGACATCCAGAAGCTAAATGATAGTGGAGCCTTGAAG GCTTTGTTTATAAGAATGTCCAAGCATCCATCCTGCTTCCGTCTGACAGGAGACGTCCTCTCTGATTGGACGGAGGAAGAGGGCAGGCGTGTTTTATTCAGAGGCTCAGTGGCAGATTTGTGCCCACTTGCTCCAAACAATGTTAACAccatggcagcagcagcagtggcagcagGAACACTCGGCTTTACGGGTGTTCAGGGAGAGATTGTGTCTGACACAGC GTTAAGTGAGTATCatgtggtggaggtggaggtgacTGGGCCCGGTGGCTTCTCAGTACACACAGTGAGGAGGAATCCGGCCAAACTCGGAGCTGTAACTGGCAGTGCAACATACAACTCCTTCTGGAATAGTTTACTAG tttgcaaAGGTCATGGGGGTCGAGTTTACTTGTGCTGA